A stretch of the uncultured Trichococcus sp. genome encodes the following:
- a CDS encoding MATE family efflux transporter, giving the protein MDKNKQFAINMIAQVVGFVVMMGISFLLTPFIVEHVGSEAYGFVGLANNFVSYAQVITVALNSMASRFITIKITENDVEGSNRYFTSVVIANIVTALVLSVPSALIILNLNKIVNVSEAILIDVQWLWAFIFLNFLVSIISSTYSVATFVRNKLYLSSLQGIISNILRVAVLIAAFSFFVPSVWYVGLAAFVATIYVYFWNVYYTRKLTPDIKVRKRYFDVKVIKVLLSSGIWNSFTRLSSILSTGLDLLVTNLYVSSAAMGVLSVAKTVPSAILTLFGTLASVYAPQLTISYAQKDYTEMKNQLMASIKFLGLFACIPVAALFAYGEIFYKLWVPTQDAHLLYMLTILSCIEFMFVLPLEGLWNLFTATNKVKQTSIYMFANSIVTIVIVLVALQFTNDDTLKLYIIAGTSTAFAVIRSLFFLPIYGAHCLNIKWTAFYPSILKNTLSVVVASIFSLLVRNYLPIDGWLMLIFAGILTSIFAIAFNFIVLLNPEERKAVVKKVLRK; this is encoded by the coding sequence GTGGATAAAAATAAACAATTCGCCATCAATATGATCGCGCAGGTGGTCGGTTTCGTTGTGATGATGGGCATCAGCTTCCTGTTGACCCCATTCATCGTCGAGCATGTCGGCAGCGAAGCCTATGGGTTTGTCGGCTTAGCCAACAACTTCGTCAGCTACGCGCAGGTCATCACCGTCGCTCTGAATTCGATGGCCAGCCGTTTCATCACGATCAAGATCACCGAAAATGATGTGGAAGGATCGAACCGCTATTTCACTTCGGTCGTCATCGCCAATATCGTGACTGCCCTGGTATTGAGCGTTCCATCGGCCCTCATCATCCTGAATCTGAACAAGATCGTGAATGTATCCGAGGCGATCCTGATCGATGTCCAATGGCTGTGGGCATTCATCTTCCTGAATTTCCTGGTCAGCATCATCTCGTCGACGTACAGCGTGGCGACGTTCGTCCGCAATAAGCTGTACTTGTCATCGTTGCAGGGGATCATCTCAAACATCCTGCGGGTGGCGGTGCTGATTGCGGCTTTCAGCTTTTTCGTACCTTCCGTCTGGTATGTCGGCTTGGCTGCATTCGTAGCGACGATCTATGTCTATTTCTGGAACGTCTATTACACCCGCAAACTGACTCCCGACATCAAGGTGAGGAAGCGGTATTTCGATGTGAAAGTCATCAAAGTGCTGCTGTCATCCGGCATCTGGAACAGCTTTACGCGGTTGAGTTCGATCCTGTCGACCGGACTCGATCTGCTGGTGACGAACCTGTATGTGAGTTCGGCCGCGATGGGCGTGCTCTCGGTCGCCAAGACGGTGCCGAGTGCGATCCTGACTCTGTTCGGGACCTTAGCGAGCGTGTATGCGCCGCAACTGACGATCAGCTATGCGCAGAAGGACTACACGGAAATGAAGAACCAGTTGATGGCGTCGATCAAGTTCCTTGGCTTGTTCGCCTGCATCCCGGTAGCCGCTTTGTTCGCTTACGGGGAGATCTTTTACAAGCTGTGGGTGCCGACCCAGGATGCGCATCTGTTGTACATGTTGACGATCTTGTCGTGCATCGAGTTCATGTTCGTCTTGCCGTTGGAAGGTCTATGGAACCTCTTTACGGCCACGAATAAGGTCAAGCAGACATCGATCTACATGTTCGCCAACTCGATTGTGACCATTGTCATCGTCTTGGTGGCGTTGCAGTTCACAAATGATGACACTTTGAAATTGTACATCATTGCCGGGACAAGCACAGCCTTCGCGGTGATCCGTTCCCTGTTCTTCCTGCCGATTTACGGGGCGCACTGCCTGAACATCAAATGGACAGCCTTTTATCCGTCCATCCTGAAGAATACTTTGTCGGTCGTCGTGGCTTCGATTTTCTCCCTGTTGGTGCGGAACTATTTACCGATCGACGGCTGGCTGATGCTGATTTTTGCCGGCATCCTGACGAGCATCTTCGCGATCGCCTTCAACTTCATCGTGTTGTTGAATCCCGAGGAACGCAAGGCTGTAGTCAAAAAAGTGCTGCGCAAATAA
- a CDS encoding LCP family protein, with the protein MNDTRSNYFKKKKRNRIIMLSLVSVVLVVFALFWIVYDDVESTLKTVFEDVETENMREEEVSVDATHPISFALLGIDMYGDGIAEGGGRSDTIIVATVNPNTKTTTIVSVPRDSYAEMVGYETNLYPEYNDKITHAYAFGSTQMAINSIQEFLNVPIDYFVEINMQGLHDIVEAIGGIELTSPLTFEFEGSSFVEGETKLADGWDALAFARMRKEDPEGDLGRQNRQRMVIKAILDKLISIDSVTNYKKILSAVEVNIQTNLSFEDLLDIKSGYVDALDTFTQLSIAGEELYYDEIYYYYVDPEERLRIANTLRDELEIDEVQFSDMNLSDADASFGYGQMSSAILNTSTTDFGSVSETEE; encoded by the coding sequence ATGAATGACACAAGAAGCAATTATTTTAAGAAGAAAAAACGAAATCGTATCATTATGCTGTCATTGGTGAGCGTTGTCCTCGTCGTTTTTGCGCTTTTCTGGATTGTCTATGACGATGTGGAGAGCACGCTGAAGACTGTTTTCGAGGATGTCGAAACGGAGAATATGCGGGAAGAGGAAGTATCGGTCGATGCGACCCACCCCATTTCGTTTGCACTGTTGGGGATCGATATGTACGGGGACGGCATCGCGGAAGGCGGCGGTCGATCGGATACGATCATCGTTGCGACGGTCAATCCGAACACCAAAACGACAACGATCGTCAGTGTGCCGCGCGACAGTTATGCCGAGATGGTCGGTTATGAAACGAATCTCTATCCGGAGTACAACGACAAGATCACACATGCCTACGCATTCGGCAGTACCCAGATGGCGATCAACTCCATCCAGGAATTCCTGAATGTACCGATCGACTATTTTGTCGAAATCAATATGCAGGGGTTGCATGATATCGTCGAAGCAATCGGCGGCATCGAATTGACGAGTCCGCTGACGTTCGAGTTTGAGGGTTCTTCCTTTGTGGAAGGTGAAACCAAACTGGCGGACGGATGGGATGCCCTGGCATTTGCGCGGATGCGTAAAGAGGATCCGGAAGGTGACTTGGGCCGCCAGAATCGGCAACGGATGGTCATCAAAGCGATTTTGGATAAGTTGATCAGCATCGACAGCGTCACGAATTACAAAAAGATCCTCAGTGCGGTGGAAGTGAACATCCAAACTAACCTTTCCTTTGAGGATCTGCTCGACATCAAGTCAGGCTATGTGGATGCACTCGATACCTTCACCCAACTTTCGATTGCCGGAGAAGAGCTGTATTATGACGAAATCTACTATTATTATGTGGATCCTGAAGAGCGCTTGCGCATCGCCAACACACTGCGTGATGAATTGGAGATCGATGAAGTGCAATTCAGCGACATGAATCTGTCGGATGCGGATGCGTCCTTCGGCTATGGCCAGATGAGCAGCGCCATCCTGAACACGAGCACAACTGATTTTGGCAGCGTCAGCGAAACGGAAGAATAA
- a CDS encoding glycosyltransferase family 2 protein, which translates to MNELISIIVPVYKVEAYLPRCVDSILAQTYKNLDIILVDDGSPDNSGKICDAYAEQDDRITVIHQENGGLSDARNAGIAIAKGAYLTFLDSDDWVPAEYIAYLYDLLKETGSAISLCNFLKTTTEDVPQVTEPEMVTVMKNDAILAKYIDLGDDFHPQLVMACGKLFEASLFETIRFPVGRLHEDEFTTYKLFHFAPQTVISKKPLYYYWQREDSIMGEAGFRLQNKLDYMEALAERAAFFHEVGRPELSDRTYKSLFSEALSVNLQLDARKESEPKKAVRGILKQARNALKRTGRSKLAFLYNTYLSYERPIAWAYRTYKKLK; encoded by the coding sequence ATGAACGAACTGATCAGCATCATCGTGCCGGTCTACAAAGTCGAGGCTTATTTGCCCCGCTGCGTGGACTCGATACTGGCACAGACATACAAAAATCTGGACATCATCCTAGTCGATGACGGTTCGCCGGACAACAGCGGCAAAATCTGCGATGCCTATGCCGAACAGGATGATCGGATCACGGTCATCCATCAAGAAAACGGTGGCTTGTCGGATGCCCGCAACGCCGGCATCGCCATTGCGAAGGGGGCCTACCTGACTTTCCTGGACAGCGACGATTGGGTTCCGGCCGAGTACATCGCCTATCTGTACGATCTGTTGAAGGAAACCGGCAGCGCCATCTCGCTCTGCAATTTCCTGAAGACGACGACAGAAGACGTGCCGCAGGTGACCGAGCCGGAAATGGTGACGGTCATGAAGAATGATGCGATCCTGGCGAAATACATCGACTTGGGCGATGACTTCCATCCGCAGTTGGTCATGGCCTGCGGAAAACTCTTCGAAGCCAGTTTATTCGAAACGATCCGTTTTCCGGTCGGCAGGCTGCATGAAGACGAGTTCACGACCTACAAACTGTTCCATTTTGCGCCGCAGACGGTGATTTCGAAAAAGCCGCTCTATTATTATTGGCAGCGTGAGGACAGCATCATGGGGGAAGCCGGTTTCCGACTCCAGAACAAACTCGATTATATGGAGGCGTTGGCCGAACGGGCAGCCTTTTTCCACGAGGTCGGCAGGCCGGAGTTGAGCGACCGCACTTACAAATCGTTGTTCTCCGAGGCGCTGTCGGTCAATCTGCAATTGGATGCGCGCAAAGAGAGCGAGCCGAAAAAAGCAGTCAGGGGCATCCTCAAACAGGCACGCAATGCTTTGAAACGGACAGGCCGTTCGAAATTGGCCTTCTTGTATAATACCTACCTGTCGTATGAACGACCGATCGCCTGGGCTTACCGCACTTATAAAAAATTGAAATGA
- a CDS encoding polysaccharide deacetylase family protein codes for MKKRFMILPPFLVIFMMYGALPDIYAATEGTTESIETTLEEPTLYEPPPGIQLPETVIETDDASEPATTTTESPPTEMTEAEDQLSETDALPTEEALPETEDPQPTTTETTTPATTPTEDATIPEATDQTTSTTETPEPETTIPTEQPAEQPTPETESPIVTEVPGESPAPTVPTEPEPPEISESTTANEPMEEPEVAEEPEAEITYEEPMQMTAAASTNDYSGPSQIINSVDISDNVIALTFDDGHSYGNLYDILYNLKYLGVKATFFMNGDADASLLQQIVADGHQLANHTYSHGDSTTLSSSALANDINLMEDYIQETTGTSSLPFFRLPYGSYNSSVLDTVGSLGYQYTIGWDVDTLDWTGISETAISSAVVNNVRPGSIVLMHASVGAANTPESLWYSIAALKESGYSFSTVSNLLALGGYFAIDEEEPIEEDYSDAILSEVINQVETGEKTISLTISDASDAENVREILANLATMDVKATFFLNGLTDATVINEIVQQGHEIGNHTYTHDAATEMTVDEIVWELNTLETLVQDSTGGATTRPYFRAPMGETNDRVLATVASMGYQYTIGWTVDTRDWSGTLTSAQVSSAVVNNLAPGAIFLLHGNSSANTTPAALLQMITAIRQLGYNFATISGLLALEGSYPTTPGEEPGETTPDPDPNPPSTTSPAEIVNQVNTDVPVISLTISDASGTENVRQILNNLALLGIKATFFLNGMTDPSLIDDIIAQGHEIGNHTYSHEDATLMTEAELTADLNNLEQLVQDATGTSTTPYFRAPMGETNTTVLATAGSLGYEYAIGWTIETRDWSGTQTAAQISSSIVNSVAPGSILLLHGSADAVATPAAILQMVAAVQALGYRFETITGLLAYQGIYTNTPPVVVDPDDGDDGEIDYGTGPSRFVNHVDTGRNVIALTFDDGDDYTNLHDIIWNLNYLGAKATFFLNGTTDPGLMAELVASGHQLANHTYSHNDDSTSLSADELAYDLALMEEYILETTGVSSKPYFRAPAGVYNDAVLETVGSLGYAYTIGWTQDTRDWEGFSDTAIAASVTDYLDAGSIYLLHANPTSVGTPESLWYIVAEARRQGFEFVTIEELMALEGVYDDGGDDGDDSTYEGVSQFIEQIDTNQKVVSLTFDDLGDSQVLQEILDVLYEMDVKATFFPDGTVDPDMLYQVVSQGHEVGNHTYSHEFSTYLTIEELTAEMNALENKVQNATGTSTKPLFRPPYGDFDQSVLETAGSLGYKYTVGWSVDSLDYLGTLSPGDIAFNVLDQLAPGYIYLMHAVPESSSTPGSLYEIIATARELGYSFATITDLIALDGVYEADPGDPSDPDDPIETTLSQVIEQVTTGEKVVSLTISDASDAANVRQILANLATLNVKATFFLNGLTDPTLIDDIIAQGHEIGNHTYSHEDATQMTEAQLTTDLNNLEQLVQNASGTSTKPYFRAPMGATNTTVLTTAGTLGYAYTIGWTVDTRDWSGTLTAAQVSSAVVNNLTPGSIFLLHGNSSAATTPAALLEMVAAARALGYEFSTITGLLALQGIYPDPVDPVDPVDPVDPDPPVITTPSQLVNQVNTNQQVISLTISDVSSAENLRQILTNLALLDVKATFFLNGLTDPTLIDDILAQGHEIGNHTFSHDDATQMTTAELTDDLNQLEQLVKTATGESTTPYFRAPMGATNATVLATAGSLGYSYTIGWTVDTRDWSGTLSASQVSAAVLNNLSAGAIYLLHGNSSASTTPTALLEMITAARALGYQFTTISGLLAFEGDYSYEEPEPEFVIPVLDEFGNITNPVITRNDVTDVYNPLGTADPFIILVDGVYHMFFEVLRDYNVATQSFTDSVAHAYSSDLANWTYTQVVLGPETDGVRAAYPNVFEYNDSYYMVPDQAGNVEAFFATSFPLGWDYHSTLLEGNFVDTNVFEVGGTWYLTTSEQPYNSISLYYNTSGDWRNDQWQLHPAGLIIEEDWSEKGYRGAGNPFVFEDYVVMPVQVTPVATNIYGEYTSWYKLSDLSTTTVTVEYLGEAVGAQNNGLWNDLAMHHIAHAPYGDGYVYVVDGLAYYAEGTGQAEYTIGLYTQTA; via the coding sequence ATGAAAAAGAGATTTATGATACTGCCTCCTTTCTTAGTCATATTTATGATGTACGGCGCGCTGCCGGATATATATGCAGCAACAGAAGGGACAACAGAGTCAATTGAAACGACACTCGAAGAGCCCACTCTCTATGAACCGCCACCAGGTATCCAACTGCCGGAAACAGTGATTGAAACCGACGACGCAAGCGAACCCGCTACAACAACTACGGAATCCCCACCCACAGAGATGACCGAAGCAGAAGATCAGCTATCGGAAACCGATGCACTTCCAACAGAAGAAGCACTGCCGGAAACGGAAGATCCGCAACCAACCACCACAGAAACAACCACACCGGCGACCACGCCTACTGAGGACGCGACCATACCGGAAGCAACCGACCAGACCACATCTACCACGGAAACACCAGAACCCGAAACGACTATTCCAACCGAACAACCAGCAGAACAACCAACACCGGAAACAGAAAGCCCGATTGTGACGGAAGTACCGGGTGAGAGCCCTGCCCCTACCGTTCCGACAGAGCCAGAGCCTCCCGAAATCTCAGAATCCACAACAGCAAATGAACCGATGGAAGAACCGGAAGTTGCGGAAGAACCGGAAGCCGAAATCACTTATGAAGAACCCATGCAGATGACTGCCGCCGCTTCCACAAACGACTACTCGGGCCCTTCTCAGATCATCAATTCGGTGGATATCTCGGATAACGTGATTGCCTTGACTTTCGATGACGGCCATTCATACGGGAATCTTTACGACATCCTCTATAATTTAAAATATCTGGGCGTAAAGGCCACTTTCTTCATGAATGGTGATGCGGACGCATCCTTGTTGCAACAGATTGTTGCGGATGGGCATCAATTGGCGAATCACACCTATTCACATGGTGATTCCACGACATTGTCGTCATCTGCCTTGGCCAATGACATCAACTTGATGGAAGACTACATCCAGGAAACGACCGGCACTTCATCCTTGCCGTTTTTCCGACTCCCTTACGGTTCCTACAACAGTTCCGTTTTGGACACGGTCGGAAGTCTTGGCTACCAATATACGATCGGTTGGGATGTCGACACGCTCGATTGGACCGGCATTTCCGAAACTGCCATCAGCAGTGCGGTCGTCAACAACGTCAGACCCGGCTCCATCGTTCTGATGCATGCCAGCGTCGGTGCAGCCAATACGCCTGAATCTTTGTGGTATTCCATTGCTGCGTTGAAAGAATCCGGCTACAGCTTCTCCACAGTCAGCAATCTCTTGGCATTGGGCGGATACTTCGCAATCGATGAAGAAGAACCAATCGAAGAAGATTATTCGGATGCTATCCTATCGGAAGTCATCAACCAAGTGGAAACCGGTGAGAAGACCATTTCCTTGACCATCAGCGATGCATCCGATGCCGAAAATGTCCGCGAGATTCTGGCGAACCTGGCCACAATGGATGTGAAGGCCACCTTCTTCCTGAATGGCCTGACCGATGCTACCGTGATCAACGAAATCGTCCAACAAGGTCATGAAATCGGTAACCACACCTACACACACGATGCTGCCACCGAGATGACCGTGGACGAAATCGTCTGGGAACTCAACACATTGGAAACATTGGTGCAGGACAGTACAGGCGGCGCAACCACACGCCCTTACTTCCGCGCTCCGATGGGTGAAACAAATGATCGCGTTCTGGCGACTGTCGCAAGTATGGGTTATCAGTACACCATCGGCTGGACCGTCGATACCCGCGATTGGAGCGGTACATTGACTTCAGCCCAAGTCAGCTCTGCAGTCGTGAATAATTTGGCACCAGGGGCCATCTTCCTGTTGCACGGAAATTCTTCCGCCAACACAACACCTGCAGCCTTATTGCAGATGATCACAGCCATCCGTCAACTCGGCTACAACTTCGCTACCATCAGCGGCTTGCTCGCTTTGGAAGGCTCCTATCCGACAACACCCGGGGAAGAACCTGGTGAAACAACCCCTGATCCAGATCCGAATCCGCCGAGCACCACTTCACCCGCCGAAATCGTGAACCAAGTCAACACCGATGTGCCGGTCATTTCCTTGACCATCAGTGACGCATCCGGAACCGAGAACGTGCGGCAGATCCTCAACAACCTCGCACTGCTGGGAATCAAAGCTACCTTCTTCCTGAATGGTATGACCGATCCGAGCCTGATTGATGACATCATCGCCCAAGGCCACGAAATCGGCAACCACACCTACAGTCATGAAGATGCCACGCTGATGACCGAAGCAGAATTGACGGCAGACCTCAATAACCTTGAACAACTCGTCCAAGATGCAACCGGAACAAGCACAACACCTTACTTCCGTGCACCTATGGGGGAAACCAATACGACCGTTTTGGCGACCGCCGGCAGTCTCGGCTATGAATACGCCATCGGCTGGACAATCGAAACGCGCGATTGGAGCGGAACACAAACCGCAGCCCAAATCAGTTCCTCAATCGTCAACAGTGTAGCGCCTGGTTCTATCCTGCTCTTGCACGGCAGCGCCGATGCAGTTGCGACACCTGCCGCAATCCTGCAGATGGTGGCAGCTGTCCAAGCACTTGGTTATCGCTTCGAGACCATAACCGGTCTGTTGGCTTATCAAGGCATCTATACCAACACGCCTCCGGTAGTGGTTGATCCGGATGACGGGGATGATGGTGAGATCGACTACGGAACCGGACCATCACGTTTTGTAAACCATGTCGACACTGGCAGGAACGTTATCGCCCTCACCTTCGATGATGGGGACGATTACACGAACTTGCATGACATCATCTGGAACCTCAACTACCTGGGCGCGAAAGCCACCTTCTTCCTGAACGGTACGACCGATCCGGGATTGATGGCCGAACTCGTCGCATCCGGACACCAATTAGCGAACCACACTTACTCGCACAATGACGATTCCACCTCTCTTTCAGCAGATGAATTGGCTTACGATCTGGCGCTGATGGAGGAATACATCCTGGAAACGACGGGCGTATCTTCCAAACCTTATTTCCGAGCACCGGCTGGTGTCTACAATGATGCGGTCCTCGAAACGGTCGGCAGCCTCGGCTATGCCTACACCATCGGCTGGACGCAGGACACACGCGACTGGGAAGGCTTTTCGGACACCGCGATCGCAGCCAGCGTCACCGATTATCTGGATGCCGGTTCCATCTACTTGTTGCATGCCAATCCTACTTCCGTGGGCACTCCTGAATCGTTATGGTACATCGTTGCGGAAGCCCGCAGACAAGGCTTCGAATTCGTCACGATCGAAGAATTGATGGCGCTGGAAGGTGTCTATGATGACGGCGGAGATGATGGAGACGACAGCACTTACGAAGGTGTCTCCCAATTCATCGAACAGATCGACACGAACCAAAAAGTAGTCTCCTTGACATTCGATGATCTCGGCGACAGCCAAGTGCTCCAAGAGATTTTGGATGTGCTGTATGAAATGGATGTCAAAGCCACTTTCTTCCCGGACGGAACAGTCGATCCGGATATGCTCTATCAAGTCGTTTCCCAAGGACATGAAGTCGGCAATCACACCTATTCACACGAATTTTCGACTTATCTGACAATCGAAGAATTGACCGCGGAAATGAATGCCTTGGAAAACAAAGTCCAAAATGCGACAGGCACGAGCACCAAACCGCTCTTCCGTCCGCCTTACGGTGACTTTGACCAATCCGTGTTGGAAACGGCAGGCAGTCTCGGCTACAAATACACGGTCGGCTGGTCTGTAGACAGCTTGGACTATCTGGGGACACTCTCTCCTGGAGATATCGCCTTCAATGTGCTGGATCAATTGGCTCCGGGCTATATCTACTTGATGCATGCCGTCCCTGAATCCAGCAGCACACCCGGCTCCCTGTACGAAATCATCGCAACGGCCCGCGAATTGGGTTACTCTTTCGCTACCATCACCGATCTGATCGCACTGGATGGTGTGTATGAAGCCGATCCCGGCGACCCGAGCGATCCAGACGATCCTATTGAAACCACGCTTTCCCAAGTGATCGAACAAGTAACGACCGGCGAAAAAGTCGTTTCGCTTACCATCAGCGATGCTTCCGATGCTGCAAACGTAAGGCAGATACTGGCGAACTTGGCGACACTGAACGTCAAAGCCACCTTCTTCCTGAACGGCCTGACCGATCCGACCTTGATCGACGACATCATCGCCCAAGGCCACGAAATCGGCAACCATACCTACAGTCACGAAGATGCCACCCAAATGACGGAAGCCCAATTGACAACCGATCTCAACAACCTTGAGCAGCTCGTCCAAAACGCCTCCGGCACAAGCACAAAACCTTATTTCCGCGCTCCGATGGGGGCAACGAACACCACTGTGCTCACGACCGCCGGCACGCTCGGATACGCCTACACAATCGGCTGGACGGTCGACACCCGTGACTGGTCCGGAACATTGACTGCAGCTCAAGTCAGCTCCGCGGTCGTGAACAACCTGACGCCTGGATCCATCTTCCTGCTGCACGGCAACAGTTCTGCAGCCACTACACCGGCCGCTTTGCTGGAAATGGTCGCAGCCGCACGCGCACTCGGGTATGAATTCAGCACCATCACAGGGTTGTTGGCGCTCCAAGGCATCTATCCTGATCCGGTTGACCCGGTCGATCCGGTTGATCCCGTCGACCCTGATCCACCGGTCATCACAACACCTTCGCAACTGGTCAACCAAGTCAATACCAACCAACAAGTCATTTCCTTGACCATCAGCGATGTATCCAGTGCCGAAAATCTCCGCCAAATATTGACGAATTTGGCCCTATTGGATGTGAAGGCGACCTTCTTCCTGAACGGGCTCACCGATCCGACTCTGATCGATGATATCCTTGCCCAAGGCCACGAAATCGGCAACCATACTTTCAGCCATGACGATGCCACCCAAATGACGACCGCCGAATTGACGGACGATCTGAATCAATTGGAGCAACTGGTGAAGACAGCGACCGGCGAAAGCACAACCCCTTACTTCCGCGCTCCGATGGGGGCAACGAACGCAACCGTATTGGCAACAGCCGGCAGCCTCGGCTACAGCTACACGATCGGTTGGACAGTCGACACCCGCGATTGGTCCGGAACACTTTCCGCCAGCCAAGTCAGTGCGGCTGTCCTGAACAACCTTTCCGCTGGTGCCATCTATCTGTTGCACGGCAACAGTTCAGCCAGTACAACCCCTACAGCGCTGTTGGAAATGATCACAGCCGCCCGCGCCCTTGGTTATCAATTCACGACTATCAGCGGGTTGCTTGCCTTTGAGGGCGACTACAGTTATGAAGAGCCTGAACCGGAATTCGTTATCCCAGTGCTGGATGAATTCGGGAACATCACCAACCCGGTCATCACCCGGAACGATGTCACCGATGTCTACAATCCATTAGGGACAGCAGATCCGTTCATCATCCTCGTCGACGGCGTCTACCACATGTTCTTCGAAGTTTTGAGGGACTATAACGTCGCAACCCAAAGCTTCACTGACAGTGTCGCGCATGCCTACAGTAGCGACCTCGCCAATTGGACCTACACCCAAGTGGTTCTTGGTCCGGAAACGGATGGCGTCCGCGCTGCCTATCCGAACGTCTTCGAGTACAACGACAGCTATTACATGGTTCCTGATCAAGCCGGCAATGTCGAAGCGTTCTTTGCTACTTCCTTCCCGCTCGGTTGGGACTATCACTCCACTTTATTGGAAGGGAACTTCGTTGACACGAACGTCTTCGAAGTCGGTGGCACATGGTACTTGACGACATCCGAACAACCGTACAACAGCATCTCTTTGTACTACAATACATCTGGCGACTGGCGCAATGACCAATGGCAACTGCATCCTGCCGGTCTGATCATCGAAGAGGACTGGTCGGAAAAAGGTTACCGCGGTGCCGGCAACCCATTCGTGTTTGAGGATTATGTCGTGATGCCGGTACAGGTGACCCCTGTCGCAACCAATATCTACGGCGAATACACCAGCTGGTACAAACTTTCCGACCTGTCAACGACAACCGTAACCGTCGAATACCTCGGCGAAGCTGTCGGTGCACAGAATAATGGACTATGGAACGATTTGGCCATGCACCATATCGCGCATGCCCCTTACGGTGACGGCTACGTCTATGTCGTCGATGGGCTTGCCTATTACGCAGAAGGTACCGGCCAAGCCGAATATACAATCGGACTTTACACGCAAACGGCTTAA
- a CDS encoding glycosyltransferase, with translation MKPRVSIIVPVYNAAPYLNQCVSSLINQTLKEIEIILINDGSTDDSLAVCVGLAATDDRIRLIDKSNGGVSEARNDGLRAATGAYVGFVDPDDWVDTDMYERMLATLTAAQAGICICNYVKETKEGTVPVLMKQSGGTIEKEAILDEIVANVIAKPSFRSGETDIMGSVCRLLISRELLERENIWFDKDVAFMEDLLVCVETFLKCERIAIDAGAYYHYRVHESSTVMAYKPQFYQRQKQAFAKLLELLVREGKADPLATRMANRYIIIALLALANEAHKYNPMPFREKIRNIDKIVADGELAAILEKIELDDVEPRKKLELNLMKKKASLILYLYYSVFNKIKAALGKG, from the coding sequence GTGAAACCAAGGGTCAGCATCATCGTGCCGGTCTACAACGCGGCACCTTACTTAAATCAATGTGTCAGCAGTCTGATCAATCAGACGCTGAAGGAAATCGAAATCATTCTGATAAACGACGGTTCTACCGATGACAGCCTGGCTGTCTGTGTGGGACTCGCTGCCACCGACGACAGGATCCGTCTGATCGACAAATCGAACGGCGGCGTGTCGGAAGCACGAAACGACGGCCTGCGCGCAGCGACGGGGGCATATGTGGGCTTCGTCGATCCGGATGATTGGGTGGATACGGACATGTACGAGCGCATGCTTGCGACGCTGACGGCAGCGCAGGCGGGAATCTGTATATGCAATTATGTCAAAGAGACGAAGGAAGGCACCGTTCCCGTTTTGATGAAACAATCCGGGGGGACCATCGAAAAGGAAGCCATCCTCGACGAAATCGTCGCGAACGTTATCGCCAAACCGAGCTTTCGGAGCGGCGAAACCGACATCATGGGCAGCGTCTGCCGGCTGCTGATCAGCCGTGAGCTGCTTGAAAGGGAGAACATCTGGTTCGACAAGGACGTGGCGTTCATGGAAGACCTGCTTGTCTGCGTCGAGACCTTCCTGAAATGCGAACGCATCGCCATCGATGCCGGTGCCTACTACCATTACCGCGTCCATGAAAGCTCGACCGTGATGGCCTATAAACCACAATTTTATCAACGGCAGAAACAAGCCTTTGCGAAGCTGCTGGAGCTGTTGGTGCGTGAGGGTAAAGCGGACCCACTGGCGACGCGCATGGCCAACCGCTACATCATCATCGCTTTGCTGGCACTGGCGAATGAAGCGCACAAGTACAATCCGATGCCGTTCCGTGAAAAAATCCGCAATATCGATAAGATAGTGGCTGATGGGGAATTGGCCGCCATACTTGAAAAAATCGAGCTGGATGATGTGGAGCCGCGCAAAAAGCTGGAACTGAATTTGATGAAGAAAAAAGCGAGCTTGATTCTGTATCTCTACTACAGCGTATTCAACAAAATAAAGGCCGCATTGGGTAAAGGCTGA